One Gadus chalcogrammus isolate NIFS_2021 chromosome 22, NIFS_Gcha_1.0, whole genome shotgun sequence genomic window carries:
- the ppt1 gene encoding palmitoyl-protein thioesterase 1 — protein MATPLMRLLLAACPLLLVTADPIRKVTTTNGTLPLVMWHGMGDSCCNPLSMGAIKKMIEDDVPGIYVLSLRIGNNIVEDTSNSFFMDVNQQVTQVCAQLAQDPQLKGGYNAMGFSQGGQFLRAVAQRCPSPPMKNLISVGGQHQGVYGLPRCPGESSVICNWIRKALNTEAYSDLVQKHLVQAQYWHDPLKDDLYKKHSVFLADINQERVVNETYKKNLQLLEKFVMVKFLNDTVVDPRVTEWFGFLKTGQSKETETLQESLLYTEDRLGLAAMEKAGKLVFLASDGNHLQFTEKWFNDNLLPYIR, from the exons ATGGCCACACCCCTGATGCGTCTCCTGTTGGCAGCCTGCCCGTTGCTGTTGGTTACTGCTGACCCTATCCGCAAGGTCACCACCACCAATGGGACCCTTCCTCTGGTCATGTGGCACGGAATGG GCGACAGCTGTTGCAACCCTCTCAGTATGGGGGCGATCAAGAAGATGATCGAGGACGATGTTCCGGGGATCTACGTGCTGTCGCTGAGGATCGGCAATAACATCGTCGAG GACACATCGAACAGCTTCTTCATGGATGTGAACCAGCAGGTGACCCAGGTGTGCGCCCAGCTGGCCCAGGACCCCCAGCTAAAGGGGGGCTACAACGCCATGGGCTTCTCCCAGGGGGGCCAGTTCCT gcgGGCTGTAGCCCAGCGCTGTCCCTCTCCACCAATGAAAAATCTGATCTCAGTCGGGGGCCAACACCAAG GTGTGTACGGTCTGCCCAGGTGTCCCGGGGAGAGCTCTGTCATCTGTAACTGGATCCGCAAGGCGCTCAACACTGAAGCGTACTCCGACTTGGTGCAGAAACA CCTGGTCCAGGCGCAGTACTGGCACGACCCCCTGAAGGACGACCTGTACAAGAAACACAGTGTGTTCCTGGCTGACATCAACCAGGAGAGG GTAGTGAATGAAACTTACAAGAAGAATCTCCAGCTGCTGGAGAAGTTCGTCATGGTCAAGTTCCTGAATGACACCGTGGTGGACCCACGCGTTACGGAG TGGTTCGGCTTCCTGAAGACCGGCCAATCGAAAGAGACGGAGACCCTGCAGGAGAGCCTGCTCTATACCGAG GACCGCCTGGGACTGGCTGCCATGGAGAAGGCAGGCAAGCTGGTCTTCCTGGCCAGCGATGGGAACCACCTGCAGTTCACCGAGAAGTGGTTCAACGACAACTTACTGCCTTACATACGATAG